The following proteins are encoded in a genomic region of Gossypium hirsutum isolate 1008001.06 chromosome D05, Gossypium_hirsutum_v2.1, whole genome shotgun sequence:
- the LOC107905820 gene encoding O-fucosyltransferase 8 isoform X7: MYGRLLKLASMVLAEKEFKQDSLNFWNEPYHQASKWKPCADKKYRTTPGKPDKSNGYIMVSANGGLNQQRVAICNAVAVASLLNATLVLPKFLYSNVWKDPSQFGDIYQEDYFMRILKDDIDIVKELPPHLKPLDIEAMGTLITDADIVKEAKPDDYITSVLPLLLQNRVVHFLGFGNRLGFDPLPPHLQRLRCKCNFHALKFVLKIQKVGSLLIKRIKKYYAAPRQLDKQLLGDFAPGISPKQHNIASGPSRYLALHLRFEEDMVAYSLCDFGGGDYEKKELEAYRDVHFPLLIERLKNSKPVSPVELRKLGRCPLTPEEAALVLAALGFKPETFIYLAGSHIYGGSSRMQPFTSLYPNLVTKETLLTSSELAPFKNFSSQLAALDFIACATSDVFAMTDSGSQLSSLVSGFRTYYGDGHAPTLRPNKKRLAAILSENRTIGWNTFEDRVRKMIEEGQRVQLRGSGRSIYRQPRCPECMCRS; the protein is encoded by the exons ATGTATGGCAGGCTTCTCAAATTGGCTTCCATGGTTCTTGCAGAG AAGGAGTTTAAGCAAGACAGTTTGAACTTTTGGAACGAACCTTACCATCAAGCATCCAAATGGAAGCCCTGTGCAGATAAAAAATATCGAACAACCCCAG GGAAGCCTGATAAAAGCAATGGCTATATAATGGTCAGTGCAAATGGTGGCCTTAATCAACAAAGAGTAGCT ATTTGCAATGCAGTAGCCGTGGCATCTTTACTCAATGCAACTCTAGTTCTTCCTAAATTTCTTTACAGCAATGTATGGAAGGATCCTAG CCAGTTCGGTGACATCTATCAAGAAGACTATTTTATGCGCATCTTGAAAGATGATATAGATATTGTAAAGGAACTTCCTCCACATTTGAAGCCCTTAGATATTGAAGCCATGGGTACCCTA ATTACTGACGCAGATATAGTGAAGGAAGCAAAGCCGGATGATTATATTACCAGTGTACTTCCCCTCCTTCTGCAGAATAGAGTGGTTCATTTCCTTGGATTCGGCAATCGACTTGGCTTCGACCCATTGCCTCCTCACCTCCAG AGATTGAGGTGTAAATGTAACTTCCATGCATTAAAATTTGTGCTGAAAATCCAAAAAGTTGGGTCACTATTAATCAAAAGGATAAAGAAATACTATGCTGCACCTCGTCAGTTGGATAAACAACTGCTAGGAGATTTCGCACCCGGAATTTCCCCCAAACAGCATAATATTGCAAGTGGCCCATCCAGATATCTTGCCTTACACTTGAGATTTGAAGAGGATATGGTTGCATATTCCCTATGTGATTTTGGTGGTGGAGATTATGAGAAAAAGGAACTTGAAGCCTATAGAGATGTTCATTTTCCACTGCTCATTGAGCGCTTAAAGAACTCAAA GCCTGTTTCTCCAGTGGAATTGAGGAAGCTGGGGAGATGTCCATTGACACCTGAAGAAGCAGCACTTGTTCTTGCTGCTCTGGGTTTCAAGCCTGAAACTTTTATTTATCTTGCAGGGTCTCACATATATGGGGGAAGTTCCAGGATGCAACCCTTTACCAGTTTGTACCCCAACCTAGTGACAAAGGAAACACTGCTCACCTCCAGTGAACTTGCTCCCTTCAAAAACTTCTCTTCTCAG CTAGCAGCATTGGACTTCATTGCTTGTGCAACTTCAGATGTCTTTGCTATGACAGACTCTGGAAGCCAACTATCATCTCTGGTATCCGGGTTCCGAACTTACTATGGTGATGGGCATGCTCCAACCttgaggcccaataagaagaggTTAGCAGCAATTTTGTCAGAGAATAGAACCATAGGATGGAATACTTTTGAAGATAGAGTAAGAAAGATGATCGAGGAAGGTCAAAGAGTACAGTTGAGGGGATCCGGTCGAAGTATTTATCGACAGCCAAGGTGCCCAGAATGCATGTGCAGATCTTAG
- the LOC107905820 gene encoding O-fucosyltransferase 8 isoform X8, which yields MVSANGGLNQQRVAICNAVAVASLLNATLVLPKFLYSNVWKDPSQFGDIYQEDYFMRILKDDIDIVKELPPHLKPLDIEAMGTLITDADIVKEAKPDDYITSVLPLLLQNRVVHFLGFGNRLGFDPLPPHLQRLRCKCNFHALKFVLKIQKVGSLLIKRIKKYYAAPRQLDKQLLGDFAPGISPKQHNIASGPSRYLALHLRFEEDMVAYSLCDFGGGDYEKKELEAYRDVHFPLLIERLKNSKPVSPVELRKLGRCPLTPEEAALVLAALGFKPETFIYLAGSHIYGGSSRMQPFTSLYPNLVTKETLLTSSELAPFKNFSSQLAALDFIACATSDVFAMTDSGSQLSSLVSGFRTYYGDGHAPTLRPNKKRLAAILSENRTIGWNTFEDRVRKMIEEGQRVQLRGSGRSIYRQPRCPECMCRS from the exons ATGGTCAGTGCAAATGGTGGCCTTAATCAACAAAGAGTAGCT ATTTGCAATGCAGTAGCCGTGGCATCTTTACTCAATGCAACTCTAGTTCTTCCTAAATTTCTTTACAGCAATGTATGGAAGGATCCTAG CCAGTTCGGTGACATCTATCAAGAAGACTATTTTATGCGCATCTTGAAAGATGATATAGATATTGTAAAGGAACTTCCTCCACATTTGAAGCCCTTAGATATTGAAGCCATGGGTACCCTA ATTACTGACGCAGATATAGTGAAGGAAGCAAAGCCGGATGATTATATTACCAGTGTACTTCCCCTCCTTCTGCAGAATAGAGTGGTTCATTTCCTTGGATTCGGCAATCGACTTGGCTTCGACCCATTGCCTCCTCACCTCCAG AGATTGAGGTGTAAATGTAACTTCCATGCATTAAAATTTGTGCTGAAAATCCAAAAAGTTGGGTCACTATTAATCAAAAGGATAAAGAAATACTATGCTGCACCTCGTCAGTTGGATAAACAACTGCTAGGAGATTTCGCACCCGGAATTTCCCCCAAACAGCATAATATTGCAAGTGGCCCATCCAGATATCTTGCCTTACACTTGAGATTTGAAGAGGATATGGTTGCATATTCCCTATGTGATTTTGGTGGTGGAGATTATGAGAAAAAGGAACTTGAAGCCTATAGAGATGTTCATTTTCCACTGCTCATTGAGCGCTTAAAGAACTCAAA GCCTGTTTCTCCAGTGGAATTGAGGAAGCTGGGGAGATGTCCATTGACACCTGAAGAAGCAGCACTTGTTCTTGCTGCTCTGGGTTTCAAGCCTGAAACTTTTATTTATCTTGCAGGGTCTCACATATATGGGGGAAGTTCCAGGATGCAACCCTTTACCAGTTTGTACCCCAACCTAGTGACAAAGGAAACACTGCTCACCTCCAGTGAACTTGCTCCCTTCAAAAACTTCTCTTCTCAG CTAGCAGCATTGGACTTCATTGCTTGTGCAACTTCAGATGTCTTTGCTATGACAGACTCTGGAAGCCAACTATCATCTCTGGTATCCGGGTTCCGAACTTACTATGGTGATGGGCATGCTCCAACCttgaggcccaataagaagaggTTAGCAGCAATTTTGTCAGAGAATAGAACCATAGGATGGAATACTTTTGAAGATAGAGTAAGAAAGATGATCGAGGAAGGTCAAAGAGTACAGTTGAGGGGATCCGGTCGAAGTATTTATCGACAGCCAAGGTGCCCAGAATGCATGTGCAGATCTTAG